A part of Terriglobus roseus genomic DNA contains:
- a CDS encoding 2-oxo acid dehydrogenase subunit E2: MATEVVMPQMGESITEGTLTKWLKQPGDTVARDEPLFEISTDKVDAEIPSPAAGVLKEIKVKEGDTVAINTIVAILDAEGSAAAPAPAATPAPAAEAPKPAAAPAAPAAATGASTDVLMPQMGESITEGTITKWLKKVGDTVKRDEPIFEISTDKVDAEIPSPADGILTEIKSAEGTTVGINTVVAVIGGGSAAPAAAPTASAPAAAPAGAATEVLMPQMGESITEGTITKWLKRVGDKIERDEPIFEISTDKVDAEIPSPVAGVLTEIKAAEGTTVAINTVVALIGGAAGASAPAAAAPAATPAAAPAPAATPAAVATSGETPRSSPLVRKIAKDNNIDLAATGIAGSGSAGRITKNDIVGYIQGGAKPAAAPAPVAAAAPAKAAAPAAPPAPMPGDLVPMSKMRSIIAKRMVESKATSPHVHTVFKVDMTRIVKLREKEKNKYEQRNGVKLTFMPFITRAVTEALRKHPILNAAVQGDAIKYNKNINIGIAVALDWGLIVPVIKQLEEKNFLGIARGIVDIADRARNKKLAPDEVAGGTFTVTNSGIFGEQFGTPIINQPQVAILGIGGLNKEALVVQDKDGGDVIAVRSVQRFTLGFDHRIVDGADAGKFMTDFKNFLENWSEDIG, from the coding sequence ATGGCAACCGAAGTCGTCATGCCCCAGATGGGCGAGTCCATCACCGAAGGCACCCTTACCAAGTGGCTGAAGCAGCCGGGCGACACGGTCGCGCGAGACGAACCTCTTTTTGAGATTTCGACGGACAAGGTGGACGCGGAAATCCCCTCGCCCGCAGCCGGTGTGCTGAAAGAAATCAAGGTGAAGGAAGGCGACACCGTCGCCATCAACACCATCGTGGCAATTCTGGACGCGGAAGGCTCCGCCGCTGCTCCGGCCCCTGCTGCCACACCTGCTCCAGCTGCCGAGGCTCCCAAGCCGGCAGCCGCACCTGCTGCGCCCGCCGCAGCAACCGGTGCAAGCACTGACGTTCTGATGCCGCAGATGGGCGAGTCCATCACAGAAGGCACCATCACCAAGTGGCTGAAGAAGGTCGGCGACACCGTCAAGCGTGACGAGCCCATCTTCGAAATCTCCACTGATAAGGTCGACGCAGAAATCCCGTCGCCTGCAGATGGCATTCTGACCGAGATCAAGTCCGCAGAAGGCACCACCGTCGGTATCAACACGGTAGTTGCCGTCATCGGCGGCGGTTCAGCAGCTCCTGCCGCAGCACCCACTGCATCGGCTCCGGCCGCCGCTCCCGCTGGCGCAGCGACTGAAGTTTTGATGCCGCAGATGGGGGAATCCATCACCGAAGGCACCATCACCAAGTGGCTGAAGAGGGTCGGCGACAAGATCGAGCGCGATGAGCCGATCTTTGAAATCTCCACCGACAAGGTCGACGCGGAAATCCCGTCGCCCGTCGCTGGCGTCCTCACCGAGATCAAGGCTGCGGAAGGCACGACGGTCGCCATCAATACCGTCGTCGCTCTCATCGGCGGCGCGGCAGGCGCATCAGCTCCGGCTGCTGCAGCACCGGCCGCAACTCCTGCGGCTGCACCTGCTCCCGCTGCCACTCCAGCCGCAGTTGCGACCTCGGGTGAAACACCGCGTTCCTCGCCGCTTGTCCGCAAGATTGCGAAGGACAACAACATCGACCTCGCCGCAACGGGCATCGCCGGTTCGGGTTCCGCAGGCCGCATCACCAAGAACGACATCGTCGGTTACATCCAGGGCGGCGCTAAGCCAGCAGCAGCCCCGGCACCTGTCGCTGCTGCTGCACCGGCCAAGGCTGCAGCTCCCGCTGCACCGCCCGCTCCCATGCCAGGCGATCTGGTTCCTATGTCGAAGATGCGTTCCATCATCGCCAAGCGCATGGTGGAATCCAAGGCCACTTCGCCGCACGTCCACACTGTCTTCAAGGTGGACATGACACGCATCGTGAAGCTGCGCGAGAAAGAAAAGAACAAGTACGAACAGCGCAACGGCGTGAAGCTCACCTTCATGCCCTTCATCACCCGCGCCGTTACGGAAGCTCTGCGCAAGCACCCCATCCTCAACGCCGCTGTGCAAGGCGACGCCATCAAGTACAACAAGAACATCAACATCGGTATCGCCGTCGCGCTCGACTGGGGACTGATCGTTCCGGTCATCAAGCAGCTTGAGGAGAAGAACTTCCTCGGCATCGCACGCGGTATTGTCGATATCGCCGACCGCGCTCGCAACAAGAAGCTGGCTCCGGACGAAGTGGCAGGCGGCACCTTCACCGTCACCAACTCCGGCATCTTCGGCGAGCAGTTCGGTACGCCCATCATCAACCAGCCGCAAGTAGCCATCCTCGGCATCGGTGGTCTGAACAAGGAAGCACTCGTAGTGCAGGACAAGGATGGCGGCGATGTCATCGCCGTCCGCAGCGTCCAGCGCTTCACGCTCGGCTTCGATCACCGCATCGTCGATGGTGCAGATGCAGGCAAGTTCATGACCGACTTCAAGAACTTCCTGGAGAACTGGTCCGAAGACATCGGCTAA
- the lipB gene encoding lipoyl(octanoyl) transferase LipB translates to MQHELVAARKAGSIADTLLLLEHPPVLTLGRNAHRENILASDEVLKAKGVEIHEINRGGDVTYHGPGQLVGYPIVDLRGDLPGKKGPHLGPVDFVRLLEEVLIRTCRNFGVQAQRIKGRTGVWTVGGGSVLEGKLAAIGVHVSQGVTSHGFALNVTTDLRDFQWIVPCGITDRMPTSLENEVDDPPLLAPTMENARNMVSRNFGTVFERQMLAVESLESLLHPGDTRHESAITAHSSAQ, encoded by the coding sequence GTGCAACATGAGCTTGTAGCGGCGCGCAAAGCAGGCAGTATCGCGGATACGCTTCTTCTGTTGGAACACCCGCCCGTCCTCACTCTCGGTCGCAACGCCCATCGTGAAAACATCCTTGCATCCGATGAAGTGCTGAAGGCGAAGGGTGTCGAAATCCACGAGATCAATCGCGGCGGCGACGTAACGTATCACGGCCCCGGCCAACTCGTCGGCTATCCCATCGTTGATCTCCGTGGCGATCTGCCCGGCAAGAAAGGCCCGCACCTCGGCCCGGTCGACTTCGTCCGCTTGCTCGAAGAAGTACTCATCCGCACTTGCCGCAACTTCGGAGTGCAGGCACAGCGCATCAAGGGTCGCACCGGCGTGTGGACAGTAGGCGGAGGTTCTGTGCTCGAAGGCAAACTCGCAGCGATCGGCGTTCACGTTTCGCAGGGAGTCACCTCGCACGGCTTTGCCCTCAACGTCACCACGGACCTGCGCGACTTCCAATGGATCGTCCCCTGCGGCATCACCGACCGCATGCCCACCTCACTCGAAAACGAAGTGGACGATCCGCCCTTGCTCGCACCCACGATGGAGAACGCCCGCAACATGGTCTCCCGCAACTTTGGCACCGTGTTCGAACGGCAAATGCTCGCCGTGGAATCGTTGGAGTCCTTATTACATCCCGGCGATACTCGACACGAAAGTGCGATAACCGCGCATTCAAGCGCGCAGTAG
- a CDS encoding DUF1684 domain-containing protein, translating to MEDALRRYAANCFLISVTLFAVGCRHDGLSPYSEADEVRLRADESKNLADPRGDLAFMRNIEITGSTVIGDSESKGIALDHWQGKPFSIDRKGGQVVAVSSGSETLLDGKPILTGQTLPDSGATWITNGSLSLHLLKNGERVRFQAFDGKSQPLQSIHAPNFYAPTAAYRIPAEWVPAVREMQYHRTNGGSDIPAHMDGYVQFSLDGKSLRLYGETLPADGKDPAMLFIVFRDQTSTTETYPASRFLYVRDGSREFPKGYKFDSAKPTKLMLDFNQAVNPVCAYNPNTHCPIAPPENRLSVAIPAGEKRYNAE from the coding sequence ATGGAAGACGCTCTTCGACGGTATGCCGCGAATTGTTTCCTTATCTCAGTGACGTTGTTTGCTGTGGGGTGCCGTCACGATGGGCTTTCACCGTACAGTGAAGCGGATGAGGTTCGACTTCGCGCGGACGAAAGTAAGAATCTGGCGGATCCGCGCGGCGATCTTGCCTTTATGCGGAACATTGAAATTACCGGCAGTACCGTCATTGGAGACTCTGAGAGCAAGGGGATTGCGCTGGATCACTGGCAAGGCAAGCCATTCAGCATAGATCGCAAGGGTGGCCAAGTCGTCGCAGTCAGTAGTGGGTCAGAGACCTTGCTGGACGGCAAACCAATCCTGACAGGGCAGACGTTGCCGGATTCGGGTGCAACCTGGATCACAAATGGCAGTTTGAGTCTCCATTTGTTGAAAAACGGCGAGCGCGTGCGTTTCCAGGCGTTCGATGGCAAATCGCAGCCGCTCCAATCGATTCATGCGCCGAACTTCTATGCGCCAACCGCGGCGTACCGGATACCTGCGGAGTGGGTTCCTGCTGTCAGAGAGATGCAGTATCACCGCACAAACGGAGGCAGTGATATTCCAGCGCATATGGATGGCTATGTGCAGTTCTCGTTGGATGGCAAGTCATTGCGTCTCTATGGCGAAACGCTGCCTGCTGACGGCAAAGATCCAGCCATGCTCTTCATCGTCTTTCGTGACCAGACATCCACCACAGAGACGTATCCCGCCAGCCGTTTTTTGTACGTGCGAGATGGTTCACGGGAGTTTCCGAAGGGCTACAAGTTTGATTCCGCGAAGCCAACGAAGCTGATGCTTGATTTCAATCAAGCGGTGAATCCGGTTTGCGCTTATAACCCCAACACGCATTGCCCGATTGCACCGCCTGAGAATCGTCTGTCGGTGGCAATCCCCGCGGGTGAGAAGCGCTACAACGCCGAATAG
- the lpdA gene encoding dihydrolipoyl dehydrogenase, with translation MAETIFDVAVIGGGPAGYSCAFRAAQYGLKVALIELSDKLGGTCLHVGCVPTKAMLHSAEIFDHANEATMYGIDGIGNGTVNWPQVLKRKQAIIDKHVGGLQYLVKKNKVTLVRGTGKLTGPAKGGVHTVDVEFEGKKQQVQAKKIVLATGSDARMIPGYTASDKILTNIEILSLDKLPKSLVVIGSGAVGVEFASVFKSFNSEVTIIEMADRLVPVEDADISKEFLRQYKKRGMDCHVSAKVNKIEETKTGVKVHFTTSDGKDNIKEAEKVLVAIGRAPRTAALNLESTKVELDRTAIKVDQYQQTAEPGIYAIGDIVSGLPLLAHSGSMSGAVAAAHIAGKYARPVNRLRIPGCTYCEPQIGSVGLSEAAAKAAGHEVKVGKFPLAGNSKATILNAHDGFVKVVADAKYGEILGVHIIGPFATELIAEAVVAMDAEMTVEELMYTVHAHPTLSESLLDGYSAVYGMSLNA, from the coding sequence GTGGCAGAGACCATCTTTGATGTGGCCGTGATCGGCGGCGGCCCTGCAGGTTATTCGTGCGCATTTCGCGCGGCGCAGTATGGATTGAAAGTTGCTCTGATTGAGCTAAGCGACAAGCTGGGCGGCACTTGCCTCCACGTGGGCTGTGTCCCCACGAAGGCAATGTTGCATTCCGCAGAGATCTTCGACCACGCCAACGAAGCCACCATGTACGGCATCGACGGCATTGGCAATGGCACCGTGAACTGGCCGCAGGTGCTGAAGCGCAAGCAGGCCATTATCGACAAGCACGTGGGTGGCTTGCAGTACCTGGTCAAGAAGAACAAGGTCACGCTGGTACGCGGAACCGGTAAGCTGACCGGCCCTGCAAAGGGTGGTGTGCACACCGTGGACGTGGAGTTTGAAGGCAAGAAGCAGCAGGTGCAGGCAAAGAAGATCGTTCTGGCCACCGGCAGCGACGCTCGCATGATCCCCGGCTACACGGCCAGCGACAAGATTCTGACGAACATCGAAATCCTCTCGCTGGACAAGCTGCCGAAGTCGCTCGTCGTCATCGGCTCAGGCGCTGTGGGCGTAGAGTTCGCTTCGGTCTTCAAGAGCTTCAACTCGGAAGTGACCATCATCGAAATGGCGGACCGTCTGGTTCCCGTGGAAGATGCCGACATCTCCAAGGAATTCCTGCGTCAGTACAAGAAGCGCGGCATGGACTGCCATGTATCCGCGAAGGTCAACAAGATTGAAGAGACCAAGACCGGCGTGAAGGTCCACTTCACCACCAGCGACGGCAAGGACAACATCAAGGAAGCCGAAAAGGTTCTCGTCGCCATTGGACGCGCACCGCGCACCGCCGCTCTGAACCTGGAATCGACGAAGGTCGAACTGGATCGCACCGCCATCAAGGTCGACCAGTATCAGCAGACCGCCGAGCCGGGCATCTACGCCATCGGCGACATCGTCTCCGGTCTGCCCCTGTTGGCTCACTCCGGCAGCATGAGTGGCGCAGTTGCCGCAGCACACATCGCTGGCAAGTACGCACGTCCCGTGAACCGTCTGCGTATCCCTGGCTGCACCTACTGCGAACCGCAGATCGGCAGCGTGGGTCTGAGCGAAGCTGCTGCAAAGGCCGCTGGACACGAAGTGAAGGTGGGCAAGTTCCCGCTCGCCGGAAACTCCAAGGCCACGATCCTCAATGCACACGACGGCTTCGTGAAAGTCGTTGCCGATGCCAAGTACGGCGAGATTCTCGGCGTACACATCATCGGCCCCTTCGCCACGGAACTCATCGCGGAAGCAGTCGTTGCAATGGATGCTGAGATGACCGTGGAAGAACTGATGTACACCGTCCACGCGCATCCCACGCTGAGCGAGAGCCTGCTCGATGGCTACTCGGCTGTGTACGGCATGTCGCTGAACGCATAA
- a CDS encoding carboxypeptidase-like regulatory domain-containing protein: protein MQTQIRHIDAMKKQSKLVAFGSLRTLILLALVPTGMTALQVHAQTQIAEAVIKGLPDAPAPQNASRADQSRRPAPVPLAQGNATLAGTVTDSDMAGIPGATVELLGEGGEFYKSGTTDEGGVFQFHGIPGGNYRLFVERKGFSQTITERLTVAEGEAVEAPPVRLTVASDATEITVRPTEVIAEEQIRAQEQQRVFGLFPNFYVSYVWDAAPMNAKQKYKLALHKMFDPMTFVEVSIAAGIQQAANTHSDFGQGAEGYAKRWGAQFANGRTGELLGRAVFASVFHQDPRYFYQGSGSTRSRAFHAIGSAFVARSDKGTTMPNYAYLLGNISSGALSNLYYPSNDRGAGLIFQNAAIGIGGRAMQNLIREFVTKQLTSHVPGSGKPAAGTQ, encoded by the coding sequence TTGCAGACACAGATTCGACACATCGACGCAATGAAGAAGCAGTCGAAACTGGTTGCGTTCGGTTCGCTTCGAACACTGATTCTGCTGGCTTTGGTTCCCACTGGAATGACTGCGTTGCAGGTACACGCACAAACTCAAATCGCGGAAGCCGTGATTAAGGGATTGCCGGATGCCCCGGCCCCACAGAACGCCTCGCGAGCCGATCAAAGCCGCCGTCCCGCTCCCGTACCTCTCGCACAAGGCAATGCGACCCTTGCCGGGACGGTCACGGACAGCGATATGGCTGGAATCCCGGGTGCCACGGTCGAACTACTGGGAGAAGGAGGCGAGTTCTACAAGAGTGGGACAACGGATGAAGGTGGAGTTTTCCAGTTTCACGGCATTCCGGGAGGAAACTATCGACTTTTCGTAGAGCGAAAGGGTTTTTCCCAGACCATCACTGAGCGCCTCACGGTGGCAGAGGGGGAGGCTGTAGAGGCTCCGCCAGTACGGCTGACCGTGGCATCTGACGCAACCGAGATCACTGTGCGGCCGACAGAAGTCATTGCCGAAGAACAGATTCGTGCGCAGGAACAACAGCGCGTGTTCGGTCTTTTCCCTAACTTTTACGTGAGTTATGTCTGGGACGCAGCGCCCATGAACGCAAAGCAGAAGTACAAGCTGGCGCTGCATAAGATGTTTGATCCCATGACTTTTGTCGAAGTCAGCATTGCCGCCGGGATTCAGCAGGCTGCGAATACCCACTCCGATTTTGGTCAAGGCGCGGAGGGATACGCCAAACGCTGGGGAGCCCAGTTTGCAAATGGGCGCACTGGCGAACTGTTAGGTCGCGCGGTTTTTGCCTCAGTCTTCCACCAGGATCCGCGCTATTTCTACCAAGGTTCCGGATCAACACGGTCTCGCGCATTTCATGCGATTGGCTCGGCGTTCGTAGCGCGAAGTGACAAAGGAACGACGATGCCGAACTATGCCTACCTGCTGGGCAATATCAGTTCTGGCGCTCTATCGAACCTGTACTATCCTTCGAACGATCGGGGAGCGGGGCTGATCTTCCAGAATGCTGCCATCGGAATTGGTGGACGTGCGATGCAGAACCTGATCCGGGAATTTGTCACCAAACAACTTACATCGCACGTGCCGGGAAGCGGTAAACCTGCTGCGGGAACCCAGTAA
- a CDS encoding lytic transglycosylase domain-containing protein, with the protein MIQLPSRIRPLAAIAASACTVFLLGCPQQQTAAKPPANSTAPALPKTVGGNNAQTAEQTNPRIAELIQQVDRSYRSGVQNYRAGNLDGARSDFDHAVDLMLTSGLDIKSDPTLSDEFERTVDAVNSLEMDALKQGNGFSPKQEETPLEAVNDLTFSDATPEQTASLKSTLNTTSDLPLVINPEVAGYINAFANSRSFTAHMRASLERLGKYKDMMQGVLREEGVPQDMIYLAVAESGFQPQAMNASSGAGGMWQFMPFKGAYGLERNGYFDERFDPEKSTRAYAKYMKGLYDQFGDWYLAMGGYDWGPGNMQRAVQRTGYADYWELYRRNAMPRETKNYVPQILAAILMAKNPEKYGLTDLHPAAPVLYDTVTVDYAMDLHLAADITGASMTDLVGLNPALLRLSTPDGVPFDLHIPKGTKDNFNERIAAIPVEKRSSWRFHEVVAGESLDQVAQLYKVSAADILAANDLPANSAVEEGDDLVIPLVSAASASLHPLQYTTRHGDTLVTVADRFNVTTENLRQWNHLGSGTLPLGRKIYVAEPVRLAPGSRGRKAKTASKGKATTSHSTAKKTTSRKKTK; encoded by the coding sequence ATGATCCAGCTTCCGTCCCGAATCCGACCCCTCGCGGCCATAGCGGCTTCGGCATGCACCGTATTCCTGCTGGGATGTCCGCAACAGCAGACAGCGGCAAAACCTCCTGCCAACTCCACAGCTCCGGCGCTCCCCAAAACCGTGGGAGGCAATAATGCGCAAACAGCCGAGCAGACGAATCCGCGCATCGCTGAGCTTATCCAGCAGGTAGATCGCTCGTATCGCAGTGGTGTGCAGAACTATCGCGCGGGCAATCTGGACGGCGCGCGCAGTGATTTCGATCACGCTGTCGACCTCATGTTGACCAGCGGTCTTGATATCAAGTCTGACCCTACGCTGAGCGACGAATTTGAGCGCACGGTAGACGCGGTCAATTCCCTGGAGATGGACGCGCTGAAGCAGGGCAACGGCTTCTCACCCAAGCAGGAAGAGACTCCGCTGGAAGCCGTCAACGACCTGACCTTCTCAGACGCCACACCGGAACAAACCGCCAGCCTGAAGAGCACCCTGAACACCACGTCGGACCTGCCACTGGTCATCAATCCCGAAGTCGCAGGTTACATTAACGCCTTTGCCAATTCCCGATCCTTCACAGCCCACATGCGCGCCTCGCTGGAGCGCCTGGGCAAGTACAAGGACATGATGCAGGGAGTTCTGCGCGAAGAAGGCGTTCCGCAGGACATGATCTATCTGGCTGTAGCAGAATCTGGCTTCCAGCCACAGGCCATGAATGCCTCCAGCGGTGCAGGCGGTATGTGGCAGTTCATGCCCTTCAAGGGCGCTTATGGTCTGGAGCGAAACGGCTATTTTGACGAGCGCTTTGATCCGGAAAAGAGTACGCGCGCCTACGCCAAGTACATGAAGGGTCTGTATGACCAGTTTGGCGATTGGTATCTGGCCATGGGCGGCTACGACTGGGGCCCAGGCAACATGCAGCGCGCCGTGCAGCGCACCGGCTATGCAGACTACTGGGAACTCTATCGCCGTAACGCAATGCCGCGCGAGACGAAGAACTACGTTCCGCAGATTCTGGCAGCGATCCTGATGGCGAAGAATCCCGAAAAGTATGGACTGACGGATCTGCATCCGGCGGCGCCCGTCCTGTACGACACGGTCACCGTGGACTACGCGATGGATCTGCACCTAGCCGCTGATATCACCGGCGCGAGCATGACAGACCTGGTCGGCCTGAACCCTGCGCTCCTGCGGTTGAGCACGCCCGACGGCGTTCCGTTTGACCTGCACATTCCGAAGGGCACGAAAGACAACTTCAACGAACGCATCGCCGCCATTCCGGTGGAGAAGCGCTCGTCGTGGCGCTTCCACGAGGTGGTTGCAGGCGAATCGCTGGATCAGGTGGCGCAGCTTTACAAGGTAAGCGCGGCAGACATTCTGGCCGCAAACGATCTCCCGGCAAACTCTGCCGTGGAAGAAGGCGACGACCTGGTGATTCCCTTGGTCTCCGCCGCCTCCGCCAGCTTGCATCCGCTGCAGTACACCACGCGTCACGGAGACACGTTGGTGACCGTGGCCGATCGCTTCAACGTGACCACGGAAAACCTCCGCCAGTGGAACCACCTGGGCTCTGGAACACTGCCCTTGGGCCGCAAGATCTACGTGGCAGAACCTGTGCGCCTGGCTCCTGGTTCACGAGGACGCAAGGCAAAGACCGCTTCAAAGGGAAAAGCTACGACATCCCATTCGACAGCGAAGAAGACAACGAGCCGCAAAAAAACAAAATAA
- a CDS encoding DNA polymerase domain-containing protein gives MAKSEEEWIQVAGRSVRISNPHKPYFTSGVQLSKIDIVRYYLSIADGALNGIRNRPIVLKRFVDGAEKEPFYQKRAPSDTPEWLRTVTLSFPSGRTAEEVVVDDAAGLAWIVNLGCIELHPHAVTADDLDHPNELRIDLDPQPGVAWNDVCSVAMQVKSLLDEVGLVGWPKTSGSRGIHINVRIHPQWSFTDVRRAALALAREVERRHPMASSKWWKEERHGVFLDYNQNAKDRTTCSAYSVRPLPDARVSTPLAWDEVMQCDPAEFTVLTVPERFARIGDPQAAMDQNAGSLEALLEMASRDEANGIGDAPWPPHFKKQWNEGKRVQPSKAKKPDMQEGEDVDPAASAKKPRATGRRKSTMPLLVIAQSPDKAAAQAGLERWKQRYPEAAKHLAADDVLVDRMRGSAYVWYRIRVNLRNVPEEMRPTQEALDPDDDPTRAWRAEAGEKE, from the coding sequence ATGGCCAAGTCGGAAGAGGAGTGGATACAAGTTGCGGGCCGAAGTGTACGCATCTCCAATCCGCACAAGCCATACTTCACAAGCGGTGTGCAGCTTTCCAAGATTGATATTGTTCGCTATTACCTGAGCATCGCAGACGGTGCACTGAACGGCATCCGTAATCGTCCCATTGTGCTGAAACGGTTTGTGGATGGGGCAGAGAAGGAACCCTTCTACCAGAAGCGAGCGCCGTCAGATACGCCGGAATGGTTGCGCACGGTTACGCTAAGTTTTCCTTCCGGTCGCACAGCAGAAGAAGTTGTGGTGGATGACGCCGCAGGGCTCGCATGGATCGTCAATCTTGGATGTATTGAGCTGCATCCACATGCCGTTACCGCAGACGACCTGGATCATCCTAACGAGCTTCGCATCGATCTCGATCCGCAACCCGGTGTTGCATGGAACGATGTGTGTTCTGTGGCCATGCAGGTGAAGTCGCTTCTGGATGAAGTTGGTTTGGTTGGATGGCCTAAGACCAGTGGCTCGCGCGGCATTCACATCAATGTGCGTATCCATCCGCAATGGAGCTTCACAGATGTTCGTCGTGCGGCGCTTGCACTGGCGCGAGAAGTGGAACGCCGACATCCCATGGCCAGCAGCAAATGGTGGAAGGAAGAGCGCCACGGCGTGTTTTTGGATTACAACCAGAACGCTAAGGACCGCACTACCTGCAGTGCGTACAGCGTGCGTCCACTGCCGGATGCGCGTGTAAGCACTCCGCTTGCGTGGGATGAGGTCATGCAGTGTGATCCGGCAGAGTTCACCGTGCTGACCGTGCCTGAGCGCTTCGCCAGGATCGGCGATCCGCAAGCGGCGATGGATCAAAATGCAGGTTCGTTGGAAGCGCTGCTGGAGATGGCATCGCGCGATGAAGCGAACGGCATTGGCGATGCACCGTGGCCTCCGCATTTTAAGAAGCAGTGGAATGAAGGCAAACGGGTTCAGCCATCCAAAGCGAAAAAGCCAGACATGCAGGAAGGCGAAGATGTTGATCCTGCAGCGTCTGCGAAAAAGCCTCGTGCTACGGGACGAAGAAAGTCGACGATGCCGCTGCTGGTGATTGCGCAGTCGCCGGATAAGGCAGCAGCACAAGCCGGGTTGGAGCGCTGGAAACAACGATATCCGGAAGCCGCGAAGCATCTGGCGGCGGACGACGTGCTTGTCGACCGCATGCGCGGTTCAGCTTACGTCTGGTATCGCATCCGGGTGAATCTGCGAAACGTGCCGGAGGAGATGCGTCCAACGCAGGAAGCACTCGATCCCGATGACGATCCAACCCGCGCATGGCGTGCAGAAGCGGGAGAAAAGGAATGA
- a CDS encoding ATP-dependent DNA ligase translates to MSLLAQAPVLPMLAKRVDSIPEDTQHWSFEPKWDGFRALVFRDGDELLIQSRDGKPLDRYFPELREPLLQQLPQRCVLDGEVVIATKYGLDFDLLSLRIHPAASRVKMLAQQTPASIVFFDILQDGDHQLHDVPFRERRARLEQVLANANPPIHLTPATQDRSIAEDWFTRFEGAGLDGVIAKPLEGAYTPDKRTMLKVKHERDCDCVVAGFRWHKDGENVAVGSLLLGLYDDADALQHVGVCASFTAAKRKELTQFLEPYREDALTHHPWKNWADAAAQAGGRMPGGQSRWSGGKDLSWVPVRPELVVEVAYEHMQGDRFRHLAHFRRWRPDKAPKDCTYAQLETVPAAELMQIFPERT, encoded by the coding sequence ATGAGCCTGCTTGCACAAGCGCCCGTTCTTCCCATGCTGGCCAAACGCGTGGACTCCATTCCCGAGGATACTCAGCATTGGAGCTTTGAACCGAAGTGGGATGGATTTCGGGCGTTGGTCTTTCGCGATGGCGACGAACTGTTGATTCAGAGCAGAGATGGCAAGCCACTTGATCGCTATTTTCCGGAACTTCGCGAACCGCTCTTGCAGCAGTTGCCGCAGCGATGCGTTCTGGATGGCGAAGTCGTCATCGCAACAAAATATGGTCTGGACTTCGATCTGTTATCACTACGCATTCACCCTGCCGCGTCGCGGGTGAAGATGCTCGCCCAGCAGACACCTGCGTCCATCGTTTTCTTTGACATACTCCAGGATGGAGATCACCAACTCCACGATGTTCCATTTCGTGAGCGGCGCGCGAGGCTGGAGCAAGTGCTTGCGAACGCGAATCCTCCGATCCATCTGACTCCTGCAACACAGGATCGTTCAATAGCAGAAGACTGGTTCACCCGCTTTGAAGGTGCCGGGCTGGATGGAGTCATTGCGAAACCACTGGAAGGTGCGTACACGCCAGACAAGCGCACCATGCTCAAGGTGAAGCATGAGCGCGATTGCGATTGCGTCGTAGCAGGTTTCCGCTGGCATAAGGATGGCGAGAATGTAGCGGTTGGCTCGCTGCTGCTCGGCCTGTATGACGATGCGGACGCGTTGCAGCATGTGGGTGTGTGTGCAAGCTTCACCGCGGCAAAGCGTAAAGAGTTAACTCAGTTCCTTGAGCCATATCGCGAAGACGCTTTGACTCATCATCCATGGAAGAACTGGGCTGATGCCGCGGCGCAAGCCGGTGGACGGATGCCCGGAGGCCAATCGCGATGGAGTGGCGGCAAAGATCTTTCGTGGGTGCCAGTGCGGCCTGAGTTGGTGGTTGAAGTCGCGTATGAACACATGCAGGGCGACCGCTTTCGGCATCTGGCACACTTTCGCAGATGGCGGCCAGACAAGGCGCCGAAGGACTGCACCTACGCACAACTGGAAACAGTACCAGCGGCTGAGTTAATGCAGATCTTTCCTGAACGCACGTAA